Within Paenibacillus albicereus, the genomic segment GCTCGACGATCTCCTCGACGACGGCCTTGAACTTGCCGTTCTCGGTCTTGTAGACGACGTCCTGCGTATCCTGGCGGATCATCGTCCGGTTCGTCGGCACCTGCAGCACCTCGAGGCCGTAGATCTTCTTGAACTCTTCTTCCTCCGTCTTGGCCGTACCGGTCATGCCCGCGAGCTTGCGGTACATGCGGAAGTAGTTCTGGAAGGTGATCGTCGCGAGCGTCATGCTCTCGTTCTGCACCTTCAGGTTCTCCTTGGCTTCGATGGCCTGATGCAGGCCGTCGCTGTAGCGGCGGCCCGACATGATGCGGCCGGTGAATTCGTCGACGATCAGCACCTCGTCCTCCTGGACGACATAGTCGACGTCGCGCTTCATGATCGCGCGGGCTTTGAGCGCCTGCTGGATATGGTGGTTGAGCGTGACGTTGGCATGGTCGAACAGGTTCTCGATGCCGAACGCCCGCTCCGCCTTCTCGACGCCGGACTCCGTCATCATCACGCTGCGCAGCTTGATGTCGACCGTGTAGTCCTCCTCGATCTTGAGGCGGGAGACGAACTTGTCCGCCGCATGGTACAGCTCGGTCGACTTGGCGGCCTGGCCGGAGATGATGAGCGGCGTGCGGGCCTCGTCGATCAGGATGGAGTCCACTTCATCGATGATGGCGAAGTGGAGCGGCTTCTGCACCATCTGCTCTTTGTAGAGGACCATGTTGTCGCGCAGATAGTCGAAGCCGAACTCGTTGTTCGTGCCGTACGTAATATCGCATGCGTAGGCTTCCTGCTTCTGCTCATGGGAGAGCGAGTTCAGGTTGCAGCCGACGGTCATGCCGAGGAATTCATAAAGAGGACGCATGATGCTGCTATCGCGCTGGGCCAGATAATCGTTGACCGTGACGACATGGACGCCTTTGCCGAGCAGGGCGTTCAGATACACCGGAAGCGTGCCGACGAGCGTCTTGCCCTCGCCCGTCTTCATCTCGGCGATCTTGCCCTCGTGCAGCGCCATGCCCCCGATCAGCTGCACGTCGAAATGGCGCATGCCGAGCACGCGCTTGCCCGCCTCGCGCACCGTCGCATAGGCCTCGGGCAGCAGGTCGTCCAGCTCCTCGCCCTTCTCGAGCCGGGCGCGGAACTCCTGCGTCTTGGCCGACAGCTGCTCATCCGTGAGAGCAACGAACTGCGGCTCCATTTCATTTATGACTTCGACGTTGCGCATGAGCCGCTTGACTTCCCGCTCATTCGCGTCGCCGAATATCTTCTTCACCAGTCCGAGCATGGTTTTCCCCTTTCGTGAGACCACTTTGCCTTAATTTTAACAGTTG encodes:
- the secA gene encoding preprotein translocase subunit SecA — protein: MLGLVKKIFGDANEREVKRLMRNVEVINEMEPQFVALTDEQLSAKTQEFRARLEKGEELDDLLPEAYATVREAGKRVLGMRHFDVQLIGGMALHEGKIAEMKTGEGKTLVGTLPVYLNALLGKGVHVVTVNDYLAQRDSSIMRPLYEFLGMTVGCNLNSLSHEQKQEAYACDITYGTNNEFGFDYLRDNMVLYKEQMVQKPLHFAIIDEVDSILIDEARTPLIISGQAAKSTELYHAADKFVSRLKIEEDYTVDIKLRSVMMTESGVEKAERAFGIENLFDHANVTLNHHIQQALKARAIMKRDVDYVVQEDEVLIVDEFTGRIMSGRRYSDGLHQAIEAKENLKVQNESMTLATITFQNYFRMYRKLAGMTGTAKTEEEEFKKIYGLEVLQVPTNRTMIRQDTQDVVYKTENGKFKAVVEEIVERHKKNQPVLVGTVSIENSEKLSELLKKRGIQHKVLNAKYHAEEAEIISRAGQAGSVTIATNMAGRGTDILLGEGVHDAGGLHIIGTERHESRRIDNQLRGRAGRQGDPGSSQFYLSLEDELMRRFGAENIMGMMEKLGFEEDQPIESRLITKAIESAQKRVEGNNFDTRKVVLQYDDVMNQQREIIYKQRREVLFSDNIRAIVMEMIQPVIQRIVDAHCPKEQVPEEWDLQAVVDYVHGNLLPEGSISKEDLWGKEPEEMAEFLFAKVTALYDEREAAMGEETMREFEKVVVLRAVDSKWMDHIDAMDQLRQGIHLRAYGGTDPLREYQFEGFEMFREMIETIQEEISRYIMKAQVEQNLERQEVAKGQVEVGGSSEGREARPAKREERVGRNDPCPCGSGKKYKLCHGK